The region TTGGTGAGATCAATTTACCAGCGGTTCAGCCAGGTTCTTCAATTATGCCGGGTAAAATTAATCCCGTAATCCCAGAAGTAGTAAATCAAGTATCTTTTCAGATTATAGGTAACGATTTAACAATCACTATGGCTATTGAAGCAGGGCAATTAGAGTTAAATGCTATGCTTCCGATTGTGGCTTATAATTTGTTTGAATCAATTAAAATTTTGAAAAATGCTGTTAACACTTTCACAAATAATGCTATAAAGGGTATCACTGCAAACGAGCTACGTTGTAAAAATTTAGTAGAAAATAGTTTAAGCTTAATAACCGTTTTAACCCCACACCTTGGCTATGAAGTTTGTTCCATTATCGCACAAAAGGCTTTAAAGAGTGGGAAAAATATTCGAGAGATCATTTTAGAAGAAGGATACTTATTAAAAGATGAATTGGATAAGATTTTAAATCCTTATGAAATGACTAAAGGTGGAATTGTTGCAAAAGAATTATTGATCAATAAAAGAAAGAATCAAAGTATTTCTGATTGAAGGAGGTAATCTAATTTGGACATATATGAAGAATCTCTTAGAATGCACGAAAAGAAAAAGGGAAAAATATCTATTACTAGTAAAGTTGCTATAAAGAATCAACATGATTTAAGTATTGCTTATACTCCTGGAGTAGCAGAACCATGCCGAATGATTCATAAAAATGTTGATGATGTATATAAATATACATCAAAAGGAAATTTAGTAGCTGTTGTTACCGATGGAACAGCGGTTTTAGGTTTAGGAGATATAGGTCCAGAAGCAGCAATGCCTGTGATGGAGGGGAAATGCATTCTTTTTAAAGAATTTGGTGGAGTAGATGCTGTACCAATTTGTTTGGATACGAAAGATGTAGACGAAATAGTAGAAACAGTAGAAAGAATTGCTCCAACATTCGGAGGGATAAATTTAGAGGATATTTCCGCCCCTAGATGTGTAGAAATTGAAAATAGGTTAAAGAAGGAGTTAGATATACCTATTTTTCATGATGATCAGCATGGAACTGCTGTTGTAGTAAGTGCTGGCCTGATAAATGCTTTAAAAATTGTAGGAAAGAGCTTTAGTGAAATTAAGGTTGTTATAAATGGTGCTGGAGCTGCAGGAAGTGCAATTGTAAAAATGCTCCTAAGCCTTGGAGTAAAAGATATATTAATATGTGATTCTAAAGGGATTATTTATAAAGGATTACCTACAAACAATTGGTTAAAAGAAGAATTAGCAATGCTAACAAATAAAAATGGTGTAAAAGGTTCTTTGTATGATGCGATGATTGGAGCAGATGTGTTTATAGGTGTTTCTGTAGGAGATGTGGTTAAAAAGGAAATGGTTAAAAATATGAAAAAAGATGCTATTGTTTTTGCGTTAGCAAACCCCATTCCAGAAATTTTTCCTGATGATGCCAAAGAAGCGGGGGCAAGAATAGTGGCAACAGGACGATCGGATTATCAAAATCAGATTAATAATGTTCTTGCGTTTCCGGGAATATTTAGAGGTGCATTAGATGCCCGAGCAAGTGATATTAATGATGAAATGAAGATAGCTGCAGCATATGCAATTGCTGGGGTAATTAACGATACAGAATTAAATGAAGAAAATATAATTCCAAATGTTTTTAATGATAAAGTATCAAAGAAAGTTGCAACAGCTGTCAAAGAAGCAGCAGTAAAAAGTGGGGTAGCAAGAATATAATATAAAAGATAAAAGCCCGCTATATTAAAAGCGGGCTTTTTAGGTTATCTGATTTTCTCTTCTTTATATCTTTGATAATCTACAATAGTATTATTGATTCTGGAATACTCTGATGCAAATGCCATAAAGTGGCTTTCAATAAAATTATAATAATCAACAGGTTTTTTAGAGTCAAGAGTTTCCAAGAATTCATCCAATAAATTAAAATCTGAGCCTTGATGGCTACTTTTATACTTAGGATTGAGCTCAATAACTTCTTTTTTGTCGTTACTGAAAGTATTTATTTCAATATAATTTTTTGCAAAATTTCCAAATAGCTCGCCTTTTGAACCAGTTATTTTGATGATTCTTGTTTTATCATGTGTGAAGGCATCGAGTGTAAATATGACATCTATACTATCATCGAATTTCATTAATACTTTTTGATTATCAAGCACATCATTATCAAGTTTATAAACGCATTTACCAAAATTAGTAGTTCTTAATGCATTAATTCGACCTTCATAACTTAGATCATTGGTAATGGTGTTTACGGGCCAACCATTATTTTCCATATTTAGATATATTTTTGTTGCAGAATATGGACAAGAATTCTTTAATTTACAATCTAAACAATTATCTGAAGCTTGATTAGGGCAATTTTCTTTTCTAAAATGCTTTAGGCTTCCAGTTGAATAAATTTGCAAACATTTTTTCCCCAGTATCCATTGAAGAATATCAAGGTCGTGACAACTTTTAGTAAGAATGATAGGACCCACATCTTTTGACTTTCTCCATCTTCCTCGAACGTAACTGTGAGCCATGTGCCAATATCCAATGTGCTCTTCTTGGATAACAGATACTATCTCTCCTAGTAAATGCAAATCTATAATCTCTCTGATTTTTTTATAAAAATCAGAGAATCTTAATACGTATGCAGGCATAATGTATTTGTCTTTTTCTATTGCTTTTTTTATTATTTGAACCGAATCTTCTATAGTTGGAGCAACAGGTTTTTCTATTAATATGTTGTATCCTAGATCCAAAAAGGCTAAAGCAGGTTCTTTATGCAAGTTTTCTAATGTTGCAATAATAGCAATATCAGCAATCTTTGGGAATTTTAAAAGGTCTTTCCAATCTCTTACACAATATTTATCTTCTATATTATGGTTCTCTTTAAAGTAGTTTCGTCTGTAATCGTCAGGTTCAGCTACAGCTACAAATTTTAGTTTGTCTTTGTATTTAAGGGCATAAGCTCCATATGTATTTAAACCTCTTTCTCCCGCTCCTATTAATATTGCGGTTTTCATACTTTTTAATTCCTCCTAGGAGATTAATATTTTTTTAGTATATCCTCCAACATTTTTTTGGCTTTTAGAATATCTTTTTTCTGTTCAGGACCAGATATTTCCCTTTCTATGATGAGAGGACCTTTATAATCATATTTTATTAACCTATCTAAAAGGACTGGGAAATTAACCAGACCTTCTCCCACAGGGGTTTCTTCTCCAAGATCCCTACCGTTTGTAGGATATCTTCCATCTTTTACGTGTACACTTCTAATTAGGCCTTTGTATAAATCTACTGCGTCAACTGGATTAGCTTTTCCATACATTAATAGATTAGCAGGATCGAGGTTTATTCCAAGGTTATCTAAACCAACATCTTCGATAGTTCTCAATAAAGTAATAGGTGTTTCCTGACCTGTCTCAAAATTAAAATATATTCCAAGTTTTTGTGCTTCTAATGCTACATGCTTGATTGTTGTTACCGTTTCTAAATATTCTGTGGTTGAAGGATTTTCTGGTATGAATCCAACGTGAGTTACTATATCTTTAACACCTATTTCTTTAGCAAATTTTGCACCTAATTTTAATGCTTCCATTCTTACATACCTAAATTCTTTTGGAACTAATCCTAGAGTAGCAGGTCCTTCAATGAAATCCCATACCCGTGGTCCTGGCCAACCAACCCACAGACTGCTTATTTTAATTTTCCCCTTTGTAATTTCTAAAAGTTTTTCTGCATTTTCTTTTGTTAGATTTTCCACATGCCAGGCATTAACTTGACAAACGTTTAATCCT is a window of Defluviitoga tunisiensis DNA encoding:
- a CDS encoding sugar phosphate isomerase/epimerase family protein, encoding MYNLDIGVIIPLEELLEHGTKNLEELGLNVCQVNAWHVENLTKENAEKLLEITKGKIKISSLWVGWPGPRVWDFIEGPATLGLVPKEFRYVRMEALKLGAKFAKEIGVKDIVTHVGFIPENPSTTEYLETVTTIKHVALEAQKLGIYFNFETGQETPITLLRTIEDVGLDNLGINLDPANLLMYGKANPVDAVDLYKGLIRSVHVKDGRYPTNGRDLGEETPVGEGLVNFPVLLDRLIKYDYKGPLIIEREISGPEQKKDILKAKKMLEDILKKY
- a CDS encoding Gfo/Idh/MocA family protein; amino-acid sequence: MKTAILIGAGERGLNTYGAYALKYKDKLKFVAVAEPDDYRRNYFKENHNIEDKYCVRDWKDLLKFPKIADIAIIATLENLHKEPALAFLDLGYNILIEKPVAPTIEDSVQIIKKAIEKDKYIMPAYVLRFSDFYKKIREIIDLHLLGEIVSVIQEEHIGYWHMAHSYVRGRWRKSKDVGPIILTKSCHDLDILQWILGKKCLQIYSTGSLKHFRKENCPNQASDNCLDCKLKNSCPYSATKIYLNMENNGWPVNTITNDLSYEGRINALRTTNFGKCVYKLDNDVLDNQKVLMKFDDSIDVIFTLDAFTHDKTRIIKITGSKGELFGNFAKNYIEINTFSNDKKEVIELNPKYKSSHQGSDFNLLDEFLETLDSKKPVDYYNFIESHFMAFASEYSRINNTIVDYQRYKEEKIR
- a CDS encoding NAD(P)-dependent malic enzyme gives rise to the protein MDIYEESLRMHEKKKGKISITSKVAIKNQHDLSIAYTPGVAEPCRMIHKNVDDVYKYTSKGNLVAVVTDGTAVLGLGDIGPEAAMPVMEGKCILFKEFGGVDAVPICLDTKDVDEIVETVERIAPTFGGINLEDISAPRCVEIENRLKKELDIPIFHDDQHGTAVVVSAGLINALKIVGKSFSEIKVVINGAGAAGSAIVKMLLSLGVKDILICDSKGIIYKGLPTNNWLKEELAMLTNKNGVKGSLYDAMIGADVFIGVSVGDVVKKEMVKNMKKDAIVFALANPIPEIFPDDAKEAGARIVATGRSDYQNQINNVLAFPGIFRGALDARASDINDEMKIAAAYAIAGVINDTELNEENIIPNVFNDKVSKKVATAVKEAAVKSGVARI